In one window of Thermodesulfobacteriota bacterium DNA:
- a CDS encoding carboxypeptidase-like regulatory domain-containing protein, whose amino-acid sequence MGIIKYNLGFLLLAFVIGVTVVGCGTDSGNFNPNDETEEVVTGTLDGEVTRGPLSPVEGDDTPSSEVAPGEELLIMTPTGEEVSSVITDDQGLYSINLAPGTYVVDITSLDGIEFTKDLPATVTITEGQETRVDIHIDTGIR is encoded by the coding sequence ATGGGAATCATTAAATATAATCTGGGTTTTCTACTTTTGGCTTTCGTCATAGGCGTAACTGTCGTTGGGTGTGGTACTGATTCCGGTAACTTTAATCCTAACGACGAAACGGAAGAGGTAGTGACAGGAACCCTTGACGGCGAGGTAACGAGGGGGCCCCTATCGCCAGTAGAGGGCGATGATACACCCTCTTCAGAGGTTGCCCCCGGTGAAGAACTTCTGATCATGACTCCAACGGGAGAGGAAGTCAGCTCAGTAATAACCGATGATCAAGGTCTGTACAGCATCAACCTAGCTCCTGGCACCTATGTTGTCGATATCACCTCTCTTGATGGTATCGAGTTTACTAAGGACTTACCAGCTACGGTAACCATAACTGAAGGACAGGAAACGCGCGTAGACATACACATAGACACTGGAATCCGTTAG
- a CDS encoding adenylate/guanylate cyclase domain-containing protein, translating into MKYRKHNGIGGRMICPSCNYLNREKAKYCKECGAKLELVCPECGGKLDSDAKFCDECGYKLDRIVKDNEPLQLQLDKPQSYIPQNLAEKILATRSSIEGERKRVSVLFADVSGFTALSERMDPEEVRALMNRCFEIIIVEVHRFEGIINQFTGDGAMALFGAPLALEDHPYRAVNAALAIQRSLNKYGNELKKEKGIDLKMRIGINTGLVVVGSIGSDLRMDYTAMGDTTNLASRLETLAEPGTVLVSESTYKLVQDYFDIKSLGHLEVKGKSLPVRAYRVRRLKRSRAPVDIAKGKGLTKFVGREKELEILIYHLGKISEALGQVIGIVGEAGIGKSRLIYEFRKSVEMDKITYLESRCLSYGLPTPYLPIIDQIKSNFGIESIDDESTIRKKLESEIDRMAVGLEWILPYLYYLLSLKGSDDFLKDLDDSEKKRRTYDAVRSLYLIGSQIRPLVVTIENVHWIDSASAEYLSYLGEGLQRYPFLLLLTYRPGYTHPFIGKSYYTQIPLNQLTKADSIQIIEAMLDGKEAPGNIKKLITEQAEGNPFFIEEVVTSFKEGGVLKPENGRYILTKDISKLDIPDRVQNVIMARVDRLDENLKKTLQIASVIGREFALNLLRKIPDVADNLEGNLRELIRLEFIYEKSIFPEREYLFKHALTQDVAYQSMLIKKRRELHEVIGDAIKELYVDRLEEYYNTLAHHYKNSDNKEKSLHYLILAGDKAVGLYSHIDARSYYEEALELLRKLPKSRENQIRTTDVILKLVGELIFYETAKTCLKLLGEAENLAEELEDDTRLAKIYYQMSISIYYFEHPDIGVKFANRCLEIAKDIGDEKLIASAYYVLASLYFKKGDLPRAIELFLESITLNERVGNVQAVIHSLGLMGTAYSWMGDLDKGGKYIWKSIKMAEDIGEVRRVASGYYYLGHNYVLHGHLKEGIETLQKSISLFKDSGDIYYLLLPSCFLGYGFVRLGDTKKGIELLEKSLLMLEEKKGPYWWGVLFDALLGESYLRAGDISKAFAYATKAIKLARKHGNRIEEAHAYRTLGVVYTQRGSTYWRKGEMCLTKSIEIIKETGAEGSLPYSFLALGLLNKSQVQIEKAKEYLEQALPMFEKLGDEESITRVRKELNELK; encoded by the coding sequence TTGAAGTACAGAAAACACAATGGAATCGGTGGGCGGATGATTTGCCCTTCATGTAACTATCTAAACCGTGAGAAAGCAAAATACTGCAAGGAATGCGGTGCCAAATTAGAATTAGTATGTCCTGAATGTGGTGGCAAACTGGATTCAGATGCCAAATTCTGTGATGAGTGTGGTTATAAGTTAGACCGGATTGTAAAAGATAATGAACCTCTCCAATTACAATTAGACAAACCCCAAAGCTATATACCTCAAAATCTTGCTGAGAAAATTTTGGCTACAAGAAGCAGTATCGAAGGGGAAAGGAAGCGAGTTTCTGTCCTTTTTGCCGATGTATCCGGATTTACTGCTCTATCCGAGAGGATGGATCCTGAGGAAGTACGCGCCCTAATGAATAGATGCTTTGAGATTATTATAGTAGAAGTACACCGTTTTGAGGGAATCATAAACCAGTTTACAGGAGACGGGGCAATGGCTCTTTTTGGAGCCCCTCTGGCTTTAGAGGACCATCCTTACAGGGCTGTGAACGCAGCTTTAGCAATTCAGAGATCACTTAATAAGTACGGGAATGAACTTAAAAAAGAAAAAGGAATAGATCTTAAGATGAGAATAGGCATTAATACAGGATTGGTAGTAGTGGGTAGCATTGGTAGTGATCTTAGGATGGATTACACAGCAATGGGAGACACTACCAATCTAGCCTCGCGGTTGGAGACTTTAGCGGAGCCAGGAACAGTCCTTGTAAGCGAGAGCACCTATAAGCTCGTCCAAGACTACTTCGATATTAAGTCCCTGGGTCATCTAGAAGTCAAAGGTAAATCACTACCTGTAAGAGCCTACAGGGTCCGAAGGCTAAAGAGGTCTAGAGCCCCGGTTGATATTGCAAAGGGGAAGGGACTAACTAAATTTGTAGGAAGAGAGAAGGAATTAGAGATACTCATTTACCACCTTGGTAAGATTAGTGAAGCGTTAGGACAGGTAATAGGCATTGTTGGAGAAGCAGGAATTGGCAAATCCCGTCTCATATATGAGTTCCGCAAGTCTGTAGAGATGGACAAAATAACCTATCTAGAATCCAGATGCCTCTCATACGGTCTGCCAACCCCTTATCTTCCTATAATTGACCAAATAAAGAGCAATTTCGGGATAGAATCTATCGATGATGAATCAACTATAAGGAAAAAACTTGAATCAGAGATAGATAGGATGGCTGTAGGGTTAGAATGGATCCTTCCTTACCTCTATTATCTACTGTCACTAAAAGGAAGTGATGATTTCCTTAAGGACTTAGACGATAGCGAAAAAAAGAGAAGAACTTATGATGCAGTAAGGTCTTTATACTTAATAGGCTCCCAGATAAGACCGCTTGTTGTAACTATTGAAAATGTCCACTGGATAGATAGTGCTTCGGCAGAGTATTTGAGCTATTTAGGCGAAGGTCTCCAAAGGTATCCTTTTCTGTTGCTTCTAACTTACAGACCGGGTTATACTCATCCTTTTATCGGCAAATCCTATTATACGCAAATTCCCCTCAACCAGCTTACCAAAGCAGATAGCATACAGATAATAGAAGCAATGCTAGATGGGAAAGAAGCCCCTGGGAATATAAAGAAGCTTATTACAGAACAGGCCGAGGGAAACCCATTTTTCATAGAGGAGGTTGTCACCTCCTTCAAGGAAGGTGGAGTTCTTAAACCTGAAAATGGACGATACATTCTTACTAAGGATATATCGAAATTGGATATTCCAGATAGAGTGCAAAACGTTATAATGGCTAGAGTTGACAGGCTGGATGAAAATCTCAAAAAGACCCTTCAAATTGCCTCTGTTATAGGCAGAGAGTTTGCACTTAATCTGTTACGGAAAATACCGGATGTAGCGGATAATCTTGAGGGTAATTTAAGGGAACTTATAAGGTTAGAATTCATATACGAAAAAAGCATTTTCCCTGAGAGGGAATACCTATTCAAACACGCCTTAACGCAGGATGTAGCCTACCAAAGCATGCTTATTAAAAAGCGAAGAGAGCTTCATGAAGTTATAGGAGATGCTATTAAGGAACTTTACGTAGACAGACTGGAGGAATATTACAACACACTCGCACATCATTATAAAAATAGTGATAACAAGGAAAAATCACTTCATTATCTTATCCTGGCTGGGGACAAAGCAGTGGGGCTCTACTCCCATATCGATGCAAGGTCTTACTACGAAGAAGCCCTTGAACTTCTCCGAAAGCTCCCTAAAAGTAGGGAGAATCAAATTCGAACCACCGATGTGATACTCAAGCTAGTAGGTGAATTAATATTCTATGAAACCGCAAAAACGTGTCTAAAGCTCCTTGGGGAAGCAGAGAATTTAGCAGAGGAACTTGAGGATGACACTAGATTAGCAAAGATCTATTATCAAATGAGTATATCTATATATTATTTTGAGCATCCCGATATTGGGGTTAAATTCGCTAACAGGTGCTTAGAGATAGCAAAGGATATAGGAGATGAGAAGCTCATAGCCAGTGCGTATTATGTGCTTGCATCTCTTTACTTTAAAAAGGGAGACCTTCCCCGTGCGATAGAACTTTTCCTGGAAAGCATCACGCTAAATGAAAGGGTCGGAAATGTTCAAGCGGTCATCCACTCCTTGGGACTTATGGGCACTGCGTATTCTTGGATGGGGGATTTAGATAAAGGGGGAAAATATATATGGAAGAGCATTAAGATGGCAGAGGATATAGGAGAGGTGAGGAGGGTTGCCTCTGGATACTATTACCTTGGGCATAACTATGTACTACATGGTCACCTGAAGGAGGGAATAGAAACTCTTCAAAAAAGTATAAGCCTCTTTAAGGATAGCGGCGATATTTATTATCTGCTTCTTCCGAGCTGTTTCCTTGGTTACGGCTTTGTCAGATTGGGGGATACAAAAAAGGGTATAGAACTTCTTGAGAAAAGTCTGCTGATGCTTGAAGAAAAGAAAGGTCCTTATTGGTGGGGAGTCCTTTTTGATGCGCTTTTAGGGGAGTCATATCTTAGAGCGGGGGATATATCTAAAGCATTCGCCTATGCCACTAAAGCTATAAAACTTGCCAGGAAACATGGAAATAGAATTGAAGAAGCCCATGCCTACCGGACTCTCGGCGTGGTTTATACTCAACGGGGGTCTACTTATTGGAGAAAAGGAGAAATGTGCCTGACTAAAAGTATTGAAATCATAAAAGAAACAGGAGCGGAAGGAAGTCTCCCCTACAGCTTTTTAGCACTGGGGCTTCTAAATAAAAGTCAAGTACAAATAGAGAAGGCTAAGGAGTATTTAGAACAAGCCCTCCCAATGTTTGAGAAGCTAGGAGATGAAGAAAGCATAACCAGAGTCCGTAAGGAATTAAACGAATTGAAATAA